The Phoenix dactylifera cultivar Barhee BC4 chromosome 17, palm_55x_up_171113_PBpolish2nd_filt_p, whole genome shotgun sequence genome contains a region encoding:
- the LOC103698203 gene encoding bax inhibitor 1-like produces MDSFFQSQAGSGTNWSYESLKNFRQISPTVQNHLKLVYLTLCCALAASAAGAFFHILWGIGGFLTTLGCFISIAWLFSSPPYEERKRFGLLMAASFFEGASVGPLIELAINFDSSILLTAFVGTALAFGCFSGAAIVAKRREFLYLGGLLASGLSILFWLQLAASIFGHSTATFKVELYFGLLLFLGYVVFDTQEIIERAHLGDLDYIKHALTLFTDFVAVLVRILIIMLKNASEKSEDKKRKKRS; encoded by the exons ATGGATTCCTTCTTTCAATCCCAGGCCGGGTCTGGAACCAACTGGAGCTACGAATCGCTGAAGAATTTCAGGCAGATCTCTCCCACCGTCCAGAATCACCTCAAGCTG GTTTACCTGACGCTATGTTGCGCACTAGCAGCTTCTGCAGCTGGAGCATTCTTTCACATTTTGTGGGGCATTGGTGGCTTCTTGACTACCCTTGGATGCTTCATAAGCATCGCGTGGTTATTTTCTTCACCCCCATATGAGGAA AGAAAGAGATTTGGTCTTCTGATGGCTGCTTCCTTCTTTGAAGGAGCTTCTGTGGGTCCTCTCATTGAGCTGGCCATTAACTTTGATTCTAG CATACTTCTAACTGCATTTGTGGGGACTGCTCTGGCCTTCGGATGTTTCTCTGGAGCAGCCATTGTAGCCAAACGGCGTGAGTTCCTTTACTTGGGTGGCCTGCTTGCTTCTGGCCTTTCAATCCTCTTCTGGTTGCAGTTGGCAGCATCCATCTTTGGCCACTCTACTGCTACATTCAAGGTCGAG CTTTACTTTGGACTGTTGCTGTTTCTGGGATATGTAGTCTTTGACACCCAGGAGATCATTGAGAGAGCACACCTTGGAGACCTGGATTATATCAAACATGCCCTGACACTCTTCACAGACTTTGTTGCAGTTCTTGTTCGTATTCTCATCATCATG CTGAAGAATGCATCTGAGAAGTCTGAAgataagaaaaggaagaagagatctTAA